Genomic window (Gemmatimonadota bacterium):
GGATGGTGCACGGGATGACGGGCACGCCGGCCTTGAGCAGGAGGCGGATGGTCCCCAGCCTGAGCGGCTGTAGCCGGCCGTCCCAGCTCCGTTCCCCTTCGATGTAGATGCCCACCCCCTCTCCTTCGGCAATGCGGCGGAGCGCGAAGCGCACCGCTTGAGGATCGATCTCGAAGCGACGTACGGGGAAGGACTTGATCCTGGGCATGAGCCAGCCCATGATCGGCGAGGCGAATTGTGTGCTCTTGGCCATGGTGTAGATGACCCGTGGCAGGTGCGCCTGGACCAGGATGGGGTCGATGATGCTCTGGTGATTGGCGATCAGGAAGAAGGGCCCTGTGCGCGGCAGGTTCTCGAGGCCCCGGATCTTCAGCTCGTCGCCGAACACCCTCCAGAGCAGGCGAGCCAGGGTCGAGCACAGCGAGTACAGCATCAGCGGAGCACGATGCGCGGCTGAAACTCGAGGACCTCGCCTTTGCCTGCCGAGCGGTAGAACCGCCGGATGCTGGCCCGGAGCACCTCTTCCCAGAGCCGGACCGAGCTGTCCGGGAATCGGAAGCTCACGACGCCCTCGCG
Coding sequences:
- a CDS encoding 1-acyl-sn-glycerol-3-phosphate acyltransferase encodes the protein MLYSLCSTLARLLWRVFGDELKIRGLENLPRTGPFFLIANHQSIIDPILVQAHLPRVIYTMAKSTQFASPIMGWLMPRIKSFPVRRFEIDPQAVRFALRRIAEGEGVGIYIEGERSWDGRLQPLRLGTIRLLLKAGVPVIPCTIQGSYDVWPRWARAPRPAPVSITLGPPLRFPRLDDRRSREPAVPVAAETIMAVLRAQLEAAGQPAALKSLPPKRV